The following nucleotide sequence is from Anopheles merus strain MAF unplaced genomic scaffold, AmerM5.1 LNR4000053, whole genome shotgun sequence.
tcctcccggtcatcagttaccatttacaggggcctcaattcgtctttccgcctttcatgaacaccatcctttctttgacctatggatcataacattccggaagagcatacattcggcgacagttttgcatacacacgcacactcacaaccatgcgcaggatgcttagcatatctatgtaatcgggtaacagtttttgcaacaggcgaaagcaaaatcttagtgctatgcttactgcttaacacgttcagcacgatggcaggccccagggactgccagtgaactttccagtataccggttccacaatcagcttgcgttctagatgccggcggaacggtaagctcatgaaaatcagcgccggactgaacgtgttaattcggattaggattctgcgcgttgcacagcaaaccctcctgcgtaaactagcgattccttagtcatttttatattgcagtgtttgaactcattgcgatttttggtttgatttgtgaaaatgcaacttcatcgccgcaatgtttgttaacggcatttttagccgccacaacagctcgcgagcattgaccacacgcgagaaagagatggcggtatggagcgaaaaagcacggacgacggctgacagcgattggccgtctgatgcaccaacacatccaaacctacggcagcgcgttcaggcgaggggtacgaggcggagccagggacgggtagctcgacgagctgcttgacaaatttgccgttggagagaaaaggaaggcatgataaaattctcagaacgccataacgccttccgtcgctttgcgcagcgggttgcCGAATAAActaacccggcgctctagcaccaatcgaacacgacatcgaacatgaaaaatgtatgggatttgacatgtttgtcttgtttgtttgtttgtgtctgacagtgcacctccatatgttTATATGgatttgttcgagtcggatgtcttGTTCGATTGgagccagagcgcagcctaagGTAGCGATAATCGCtgatgcgggcgtgcgtgcgtttttgaaaatgtatggaatttgacacccgCAACGGGTGACAGATTCCAACCGCATGCGtcaccgtattaatacacgatgcgcaatctcagattgcgcatatattcgttttatcaaaatatatgtcatttcccgtagccaaccctgagctataaacgtcatttccatacaatttcagattgcgccaagattgcgcataaattttcaagattatatgtccgagatatataattttttttgacagataaatatatcaaaccgacccgtttgacagataatatatgcgcaatctgagattgcgcatcgtctattaCTACGGTCACCGTAGCAATAAACGATgtgcaatctcagattgcgcatatatttctctgtcaaacggatcggtttgatatatttatctgtcaaaaaatatatatacatatatatctcggacatataatctttaaaatttatgcgcaatcttggtgcaatctgaaattgtatgcaaatgacgtttatagctcagggttggctacgcgaaatgacatatgttttgataaaacgaatatatgcgcaatctgagattgcgcatcgtgtattaataccaAAGTGTATGAAGACCAGGTGATCTCGTCCCATACAAATTGACAACTAATTTTGGAatcaaaaaaagctccttttgacagaatgggtgaaatgaatttccatAGGAACGGTTTGCTTTGTTCTTAGCAACACATATGTAGTACACATTGGTGTCCTCATCGACGACATTATTTTGATCCAATAATGGATTTTAATTAGTTCAGATTTGGTTAAGCTtacaaaaagaaatattttgagTGCTTTTCAAGTATTGCAATGCAAATAACGAAGATTTTAAGATTGTTTAGGCAAGTcatcagaaagcttgtttgaggaAATGTTTTCACCTatgctgtcaaaaagtgacgttcaacTTTTGCTATAAAAAcaggctatgagaccacctgatcttcatacactttgattaatacggtcagaatcaaacaattttgatttttccgcacGAACGCCCGCACTCTATTCCTACCTAGGTCATGGTGATCGGGTGTATGAATTGACACCCCAAGCTctcgaccacgctggttttcgctggtcttttcgggtataattcgttaacgaattatccccgaaaagaccaacgaaataccccaaatagccagctcgtactttatagctgatttggggctgtttaacgaaaaatcgttccgatgtcgtactttgtggctgattagcactatgtgtagggttcatggtggaacttgaaggcttgttaagaaagcgtaccgaacttggtggaactttatagcttttttatggatgacatcggtacgagatggctcttgtcaaagtgtcaaagacggacgccggcaataatctcattgctgctgcacaagttagattcgttaattgaagaatgaaattgagtgaagtgattgtgaattatcagtaaattgtgtaaaattttgtgtaattcatgaATAcaatggatttaaaaatatacatatatgtttaaacgaaacaaatcttgttgtttattcatCGATGACATAtatgtttaaacgaaacaaatcttgttgtttatttcatcgatgacgcttgcttgaaaataaaacacaaagaaaaataatccctggcatcgtggcataaggaagctgcttaggcgctgtttgaaagacccacatagaactttgatgctgtttaactactgcaaaaggcgaattagagcagcgatctttagcgtaccaaaatgagctgctgaagccattctggctatttgggttgggACAGATCCTTTTTGGGggtagtgaacacacgtgaaagatgaacccatgcaaaaaagagctaaaaatagaaatgaaaattcggaatcactccctccactcatgttccaattcatgctcatgcttcatccttgatgctaccaaccacatcgctagttctacttcgaatcactttgccagttgcgccatcatattattattcattatcgtgctatttactggtttggttGTATGAGGGGTGTTGAtactaaatgaattaaaagaaataaataaaacaataaaaataacagcttaactattaaacacgcatttctaacaatgagtaaatgggtttgaagttattcgagctggatgttttaaaaaattaaataaaactttaaatcatcaaaaaaataataaaaatggaattgaactcaggtcgaccatggtacaaacattacaccataacatttgaccataactacttcatgaacatgaattcttatctatcacttttaaactcttcaaatatagtacaggcggtccccgagatacacggttaatggggaccgaaaacggccgcaaaataccgcgtatctcgaatttccgcgtaagtcgaatctcgtgatttccagccaaaatatccctaattttcgtgcaattttgcaagtagggggttgTTTTAGCTACCAAAttgattatttgatatgtttctactgaattgaacagtttttaaccttttgaaatggtatttcacattcgatcaatacggaaattatttggtatgtcacaatggatgtgtcataTCAGtgaaatttgctcaaagaactgtcaaattggaaaaccgcgtatctccgaatccgcgtatacgaggtaccgtgtatctcggggaccgcctccCCAAaaggtccccattaaccgtgtatctcggggaccgcctatatatattattttttcaacactttatTCAACAAGTGactcataaaaaataaactctgaGCTGTTAATTGGCAAATTTTTGACGTTAAACAATGTCAAAGCGAAATGTTGCCAGCAACATTCATAGACCACCTCAGCGATATCCCAAATAGCCTGCTCGTACtccatagctgatttggggctgtttaacgaaaaatcgttccgatgtcgtactttgtggctgattaagagatagacggtactttgcggaactatggagctttttaacaggcacatggtactctttggaactttgcggctgattagcactatgtgtagggttcatgatggaacttgaaggcttgttaagaaagcgtaccgaacttggtggaactttatagctttttaatgcatgacatcggtacaaagtggctcttgtcaaattATCAAAGTctgacgccgtcaatcatctcattgctgctgcacaagttagattagttaattgaagaaggaatattgagtgaagtgattgtgattgtacagtaaattgtgtgacattttgtataattcatgaatatttaggatttaaaaatatacacatgaacacaaacaaacaaatcctgttgtttatttcatcgatgacccttgcttgaaaataaaacacaaagaaaaataatccccgcACCgtagcataaggaagctgcttaagcgctgtttgaaagactcACCTAGAATTTTGGtgctgtttaactactgcaaaaggcgaattcgagcagcgatctttagcgtgccaaaatgagctgcttaagcaattctggctatttgggatgtttccgagcaaaaatgttGCGCTTAACAACATTAGACCGCAGCCTAACACGCTTAAACTCTTCGTTCTTTCAATAAAATACCTTCAAAAACACGTAAAATATTTCTAATTGTATGCTAAACCAAATCTGAACtaattaaaatccatttttgtATCAAAATAATGTCGTCGATGAGGACACCAATGTATAATACGTATATGTTGCGAAGAAATGCGAACCGTTCCTGTGCAAATtaatttcacccattctgtcaaaaggagctttttttgtttctgaattTAGTTGGCAATTTGTATGGGACGAGACCACCTGGTATACACACTTTTTGGTTTTGAAGATGTTTTCGGTGAGTCTGACAGCGGCcttaggcccgtgtctgtgctccatcgcatgcgattttatcgcacgtgctgtcaaacgctttttcgtataatattgcgattatttggatgattttaataatataacgattatgaaaaattaagttgagattgttcctacaaaacaccacacatttagtttgacagataaaatcggatgcggcgtccgacgaaatcaaaattttttgattccgtcgtacgacgaaatcgcacgtccgacgttatctgtcaaatcccatataaaattttgacaggccttccgataaaatcgcatccgatggagcacagacacgggccttaggccgaaaatacacggacctgAACTTTGCGGCCGCGGAAGTCCGTCTGCTGTCAAACCCACGTACAAACTGTCAGCGGCAACTTTTCCGAACTGTCATATCCATAGATTTATCTGCAggccaaggtggaatgtataatgaggtgtagttatagcgcttttggcgatcccccccctgggctccgattttgacagatggttttccgcttgcatatgtattgatggattgtttacgttttgcatggtcaatatttggtggagatcaatttgggtgaatattttagtttattagaacacagcccgtgatttaacaTGGAAATTTTCCATCGAGAACAAGAAGCGCTCGCCAAactcggaaaactaactgtcagttttcttcgtcgattcttcttcctcctagctgtcaaaacgggcttataacttgacctgatatctttacggtccttgctGCAGGCGGAATTCTGCTGCCGAGAAAATCTGGGCCATGTATTTTTGGTCCTAGAATTTCGCTCGCCGACGGTTGATTCAAAATCGAAAAAAGAGAGTGTTACAATGCGCAATTTCAGATGTGTCTGTGGCGGCCTTAAGATAACTTCAAAATGTCCTACGGTCTTGAGATGAattgaaaacccctgtaaaaaCAAGATAAACACAAATCAAAGTTGACAGTTCTAAGCCTGCCCAATAGATTTCTTTACAGCGGCACCGATAGTAAATACACCAATGTGCGTGCGCGTCTAGATGCGTGAGACGTATTAGATACGGAAAAGATTAAATCTCGTATGGCTACTTACAGATATGATATAATTTAAAAGATTTTTAACAGAAAAATTATTTCCTTCTACAAGTTGCTCTGTGCAAGTGAAGAACGGATCGAAAGTGAACAAGAATTTGTACGTGGAAAAAGTATTAGGAATAAAGTGTGACAGGTAGAGTAATACCATTCGACACAGCATGGGCGTGTTTTTTGCTAATCTTTCCCTTTTCGCCACAATACAGTGTATTTGAGTCAACGTGCATTCTCTTGGCGGCACTAGAGGATGGAGACTCGGTTGCATCAACTTCCGCCTTGTATTTTAGAGCAGTTCCATTTCCTAAATGATTTGAAATATCCCGTGTTAATACGACAGCATCTGGGAAATTGGATCAAAGATAGTTTGCACAACGCGCCAACTTATACAAACAACATGCAATCGATGTATGAACTTGATGCTGCCAAGTTTTTCACTGCTCTCGTCAATGAAGTAGACCAAGTATCAGCCAATCTTCCAAATAAGAGGAAATGTCTTCTCTGCAGGTCGGCCATTATGCTTCGAGaccaaaattttcaaaatttgactCAATTATATTTGAGCCTTTTACACCAAATACAACCAAATTGCGAAAAAGGTTGTAAAACCGAATATACGATTGCGCAAACTTCATCGGATGGGCAACAGACAGATGTGTTATATGGGTTACAGCAGCTTCAGGTAATGGAGCGAAACAATTGGAAGGAAACCCACCAACTCATACAGGAATGCGAGCATTTGGTGCAAAGGCAAGATCACGTCCAGCGACTATCAAATCAGCGAAGCCATAACAAACGAATTCAATGGTATAGCCTGAGACAAAGTTGTCTTGTAGATGCATTCAAGAAGACAATACGAAAAGCCGAAGAGGTGCTGAACCTGGTGTATAATAAGTATATCTTCGAATGGCAGAAAAGTCAAATGTTTCCGGAGGTCCGTTTGACAAATGCGTACAGCCTGGATGAAATACAAACATGGTATGAAAGTTTAGCAGCGATCATGTGGAACACGAAGGATCAGATACACTTGACAATGAAAAGCCAGTTACGAGAACATGTCTCACAAGAAATCAATTCAGACCTGTGGAAGGTTATGAAAGACGTGATGAATTTCATAAAGTTGTTGCTACATAAAGCATTCATAGTCGAAAATCAACCACCGCAAGTGATGAAAAtgaacacacgcttttgtGCAACCGTTCGCCTGCTTATCGACAATGCGCTCATTATGAAGATAGGAAACCCGAAAGTAACGGTGTCCATCATTTCCGAGAGTCAAGCACAACAAATTCAAAGTACGAACGCTGCCGCAGATTGCTCATCTGGTGAAATCGAGAATAACATTGCGAATCTGCAGTACCAATTGAGCAATAAATTCCTTGCGAACTTCAGTAACATGCGCCTGAAAAAGATAAACCGTGGCagcaggaaaataaataaacgcgTGGTGGACGAGAAGTTTGCTCTTTTGTTCCAGTCAAGTTTTACTTTGGAACAGGAAGAGCTGGCAGTTACCGTGTGGACATTATCACTTCCAGCAGTGGTAATAGTACACGTAAATCAGGAACAACTGGCATGGGCAACCATTATCTGGGACAACCTATTTGCAAAAGCCGATCGCAAACTATTCGAGGTACCGAATCTAATACCCTGGAATAGACTGGTCGAAGCAATCAGCAGGACATTTAGTGCACGGGTAGGTCGTAGTTTGACCGATGAAAATATGCAATACATGTATCGTAAAGCGTACAGGGATAAACTTTCGTTTTCAGTGTCGAACGACCAAATGATCAGCTTTGCCCAATTCTGCAAAAATACCACATCGGAATGCATCTATACATTCTGGGAATGGGTTTATGCCGCACTGAAAATAATACGCGATCACCTACAGATTCTATGGGTTGACAATAC
It contains:
- the LOC121601281 gene encoding signal transducer and transcription activator-like isoform X2, with the protein product METRLHQLPPCILEQFHFLNDLKYPVLIRQHLGNWIKDSLHNAPTYTNNMQSMYELDAAKFFTALVNEVDQVSANLPNKRKCLLCRSAIMLRDQNFQNLTQLYLSLLHQIQPNCEKGCKTEYTIAQTSSDGQQTDVLYGLQQLQVMERNNWKETHQLIQECEHLVQRQDHVQRLSNQRSHNKRIQWYSLRQSCLVDAFKKTIRKAEEVLNLVYNKYIFEWQKSQMFPEVRLTNAYSLDEIQTWYESLAAIMWNTKDQIHLTMKSQLREHVSQEINSDLWKVMKDVMNFIKLLLHKAFIVENQPPQVMKMNTRFCATVRLLIDNALIMKIGNPKVTVSIISESQAQQIQSTNAAADCSSGEIENNIANLQYQLSNKFLANFSNMRLKKINRGSRKINKRVVDEKFALLFQSSFTLEQEELAVTVWTLSLPAVVIVHVNQEQLAWATIIWDNLFAKADRKLFEVPNLIPWNRLVEAISRTFSARCRTTK
- the LOC121601281 gene encoding signal transducer and transcription activator-like isoform X1, producing the protein METRLHQLPPCILEQFHFLNDLKYPVLIRQHLGNWIKDSLHNAPTYTNNMQSMYELDAAKFFTALVNEVDQVSANLPNKRKCLLCRSAIMLRDQNFQNLTQLYLSLLHQIQPNCEKGCKTEYTIAQTSSDGQQTDVLYGLQQLQVMERNNWKETHQLIQECEHLVQRQDHVQRLSNQRSHNKRIQWYSLRQSCLVDAFKKTIRKAEEVLNLVYNKYIFEWQKSQMFPEVRLTNAYSLDEIQTWYESLAAIMWNTKDQIHLTMKSQLREHVSQEINSDLWKVMKDVMNFIKLLLHKAFIVENQPPQVMKMNTRFCATVRLLIDNALIMKIGNPKVTVSIISESQAQQIQSTNAAADCSSGEIENNIANLQYQLSNKFLANFSNMRLKKINRGSRKINKRVVDEKFALLFQSSFTLEQEELAVTVWTLSLPAVVIVHVNQEQLAWATIIWDNLFAKADRKLFEVPNLIPWNRLVEAISRTFSARVGRSLTDENMQYMYRKAYRDKLSFSVSNDQMISFAQFCKNTTSECIYTFWEWVYAALKIIRDHLQILWVDNTIIGFIHKSTAEKYLAKCVPGTFLLRFTDSVLGGISIAWVHESNNGQKQILHIQPFTAKDLVVRPLANRICDLGELMYLYPNIPKQEAFGRYTTSVIQKPRSKHYIPAEMRTVLIFAPTGNQISSTSNAEQSPSASSYDTFSNEYVLTNLDEIYKFETENVDMFSVQNYWEQQ